In Arthrobacter citreus, a genomic segment contains:
- a CDS encoding helix-turn-helix transcriptional regulator — protein MADIAAFRVSEPVRDRDAGVDAPRTPPEPLWREVLGELLRRLRHNRGMTLGEIAARAGLSPQYLSEIERGLKEPSSEMIEAVAGALGVKLVDLTLAVAETLILASGSATAVQAPASPAVGRGSFTLAA, from the coding sequence ATGGCTGACATCGCTGCATTCAGAGTTTCAGAACCGGTGCGTGACCGTGACGCCGGTGTGGACGCACCCCGCACACCGCCGGAGCCCCTGTGGCGGGAGGTCCTCGGTGAGCTGCTGAGACGGCTCCGTCACAACCGCGGTATGACGCTGGGAGAAATCGCCGCTCGGGCCGGCCTCTCCCCGCAGTACCTCTCGGAGATCGAGCGGGGACTCAAGGAACCCTCGAGCGAAATGATCGAGGCCGTTGCCGGTGCCCTTGGCGTCAAGCTGGTTGACCTGACCCTGGCCGTAGCTGAAACGCTGATCCTTGCCAGCGGCAGCGCAACTGCTGTGCAGGCGCCGGCCAGCCCCGCCGTCGGCCGCGGTTCCTTTACCCTGGCTGCCTGA
- a CDS encoding ClpP family protease, which yields MSSYTIPNVIAQHPRGERIMDIYSHLLTERIVYLGTPLDAGVANALIAQLLYLHSASPDSDIDLYINCEGGDPSAMLAVYDTIRFIRPDVATTVVGQAVAVGAVLLAAGAEGKRAALPHARIVLHQPAAQGRGTIPDLILQADELVRVRSDMEAILSRHSGQSVSALRADTDRDRLFTAAAARDYGLIDHVIDKA from the coding sequence ATGAGCAGTTACACCATCCCCAACGTGATCGCGCAGCATCCGCGCGGCGAACGGATCATGGACATTTACTCGCATCTGCTCACGGAGCGGATTGTCTACCTTGGCACGCCCCTTGACGCCGGAGTGGCGAACGCCCTGATCGCCCAGCTGCTGTACCTGCACTCGGCCTCGCCCGATTCCGACATTGACCTGTACATCAACTGTGAGGGCGGCGATCCCAGTGCCATGCTCGCCGTGTATGACACGATTCGCTTTATCCGCCCGGACGTCGCGACCACCGTTGTTGGCCAGGCCGTCGCCGTCGGCGCCGTGCTGCTCGCCGCCGGCGCCGAAGGAAAGCGCGCTGCCCTGCCGCACGCACGGATTGTTCTTCACCAGCCCGCGGCGCAGGGCCGCGGCACCATACCCGACCTGATTTTGCAGGCTGACGAGCTGGTGCGCGTCCGTTCGGACATGGAGGCCATCCTCTCCCGGCACTCCGGTCAGAGCGTTTCGGCGCTGCGTGCGGACACCGACCGCGACCGGCTCTTCACTGCGGCGGCAGCCAGGGACTACGGGCTGATTGACCATGTCATTGATAAAGCCTGA
- a CDS encoding ATP-dependent Clp protease proteolytic subunit: MNDSEKTPLFTESIRREFYERRVLVLDGPLDDDNGTLLAAQLISLAAEDPLTDIALWIHSPGGSVPAMLAIRDLMRTIPNDVSTLAFGIACSAGQFLLSAGTHGKRRALPHARILMHQGSAGIAGTAVDIELQADDLRHTRDTVLRLISEDTGQPVERIFEDSLHDHWYTAREALDYGFVDSIVQGFDDFRPRHRVAAGFGRAAAPAIAEEVR, encoded by the coding sequence CTGTTCACCGAAAGCATCCGCCGGGAATTCTACGAGCGCCGCGTCCTGGTTTTGGACGGTCCGCTGGATGACGACAATGGAACGCTGCTCGCCGCGCAGCTCATCAGTCTGGCCGCGGAGGACCCGCTGACCGACATAGCCCTGTGGATCCACTCCCCCGGAGGTTCCGTCCCGGCGATGCTGGCCATCCGCGACCTTATGCGGACGATCCCGAATGATGTCTCAACCCTGGCGTTTGGCATCGCGTGCTCCGCCGGCCAGTTCCTGCTCTCCGCCGGAACGCACGGCAAGCGCCGGGCACTGCCGCATGCCCGCATCCTGATGCACCAGGGATCGGCCGGCATTGCGGGCACCGCCGTCGACATTGAGCTGCAGGCCGATGACCTGCGGCACACCCGGGACACCGTGCTGCGGCTCATTTCCGAAGACACCGGACAACCGGTGGAGCGGATTTTCGAGGACTCGCTGCATGATCACTGGTACACGGCCCGGGAGGCGCTGGATTACGGGTTTGTCGATTCCATTGTGCAGGGCTTTGACGATTTCCGGCCCCGGCACCGGGTGGCCGCGGGATTCGGCCGCGCCGCCGCGCCCGCCATTGCGGAGGAGGTCCGATGA